The Lutra lutra chromosome 10, mLutLut1.2, whole genome shotgun sequence genome contains a region encoding:
- the LOC125078216 gene encoding myb-related transcription factor, partner of profilin-like codes for MGARAPLTLGGAVRNGLGGSKAWGREVGLGQRQEYQMGGQRRTPGNRGPQGTLSSGAPRVPRCSWTAGSQVPVPAALTTPHLTLSEPLPPPLPEPPQQPPSEPFPSQPPQPPPRVSADSAASQAEHVTSDQESTAFRAQASGGLAGTDGLPEEKPSAM; via the coding sequence ATGGGGGCGCGAGCCCCTCTCACCTTAGGCGGGGCTGTCAGGAACGGTCTGGGTGGAAGcaaggcctgggggagggaagtCGGGCTGGGGCAACGCCAGGAGTACCAGATGGGGGGTCAAAGGCGGACACCCGGGAACCGGGGGCCACAAGGGACCCTCTCATCCGGGGCTCCCCGGGTCCCTCGCTGCTCTTGGACAGCAGGGTCCCAGGTACCAGTCCCCGCCGCACTTACCACTCCTCACCTCACGCTGTCCGAACCTCTGCCTCCACCACTACCCGAGCCGCCGCAGCAGCCACCGTCCGAGCCAtttccctcccagcctcctcagCCGCCGCCAAGAGTCTCCGCGGACTCCGCGGCCAGCCAAGCAGAGCACGTCACTTCCGACCAGGAAAGCACCGCCTTCCGCGCCCAGGCTTCTGGTGGATTGGCTGGTACGGATGGCCTACCTGAG